AGACACCCCCTTTTTCACCAGCACCACAAAATCCATTGAAGGTAATGAATGTTGGTGCAGGCGAAAGCTTTCGCGCGTCAGGCGTTTAATCCGATTGCGTTCATGAGCACGTTTTACATGCTTTTTGGCGACGGTAAGACCGATGCGGGGATGCCCCAGCGAGTTCAGGCGGCCGAGGATGGTGATTTGCGG
The window above is part of the Pectobacterium araliae genome. Proteins encoded here:
- the rnpA gene encoding ribonuclease P protein component; translated protein: MVKLAFPRELRLLTPSHFTFVFQQPQRAGTPQITILGRLNSLGHPRIGLTVAKKHVKRAHERNRIKRLTRESFRLHQHSLPSMDFVVLVKKGVSELDNRTLTEALEKLWRRHCRLAPDC